A window of the Kosakonia sp. BYX6 genome harbors these coding sequences:
- the exbD gene encoding TonB system transport protein ExbD — MAMRLNENLDDNGEMHEINVTPFIDVMLVLLIIFMVAAPLATVDVKVNLPASSSQPQPRPEKPIYLSVKADNTMFIGNDPVTDETMVNQLNAVTEGKKDTTIFFRADKTVDYETMMKVMDTLHQAGYLKIGLVGEEVAKAQ; from the coding sequence ATGGCAATGCGTCTTAATGAAAACCTGGACGATAACGGCGAAATGCACGAAATCAACGTCACGCCGTTTATCGACGTGATGTTGGTGCTGCTGATTATCTTTATGGTGGCCGCGCCGCTTGCCACGGTAGATGTGAAAGTGAATCTGCCGGCATCCTCCAGCCAGCCGCAACCGCGCCCGGAAAAACCGATTTACCTGTCGGTAAAAGCGGATAACACCATGTTTATTGGAAACGATCCGGTGACCGATGAAACGATGGTTAACCAGCTCAATGCGGTGACCGAAGGGAAAAAAGACACCACCATCTTCTTCCGCGCAGACAAAACTGTGGATTACGAAACGATGATGAAGGTGATGGATACCCTGCACCAGGCGGGTTATTTGAAAATCGGTCTGGTGGGTGAAGAGGTCGCGAAAGCGCAATAA
- a CDS encoding cytoplasmic protein, whose translation MPEVENNNVYINYDETKSDEFILKQNIDALVQSKNATIEQIARELVSIPAALVRLKWQNRRETYPLQVKEEIYGATIAAIIEQQPELLEKIMGRLEANYQHIVKREAATLRLSRKLSDGEYHTSTVTTVALKEESEQERPLSKK comes from the coding sequence GTGCCAGAAGTCGAAAATAATAACGTTTATATTAATTACGATGAAACGAAAAGCGACGAATTTATCTTAAAGCAAAATATAGACGCACTGGTGCAAAGTAAAAATGCCACTATTGAGCAGATTGCCCGTGAGTTGGTCTCTATTCCGGCCGCGCTGGTGCGCCTGAAATGGCAGAACCGCCGTGAAACCTATCCTCTGCAAGTCAAAGAAGAGATTTATGGCGCGACGATTGCCGCCATCATCGAACAACAACCTGAACTGCTAGAAAAAATCATGGGGCGGCTGGAAGCGAATTATCAGCACATTGTGAAGCGGGAAGCCGCGACGCTGCGTTTGAGCCGTAAGCTGAGCGACGGTGAATATCACACGTCAACAGTGACCACTGTGGCGCTGAAAGAAGAGAGCGAGCAGGAAAGGCCGCTCTCAAAAAAATAA
- a CDS encoding ESA_00282 family adhesion-associated protein, whose product MNSIFYSVIALLLLTGGVLLLMREYNKKTPLSEINYQPQLQPLSKEEGEDHFSVLMNAITPVWYWRVNHEYIDFLHATIKRMNVAELNNTPGLFEAQRRCSDLNSAVYKYYDNIKKRCVNGEKVSHADLDVLNLRQCFHEFSTEAYPALVVLVWPENQRPWVNPQDV is encoded by the coding sequence ATGAACAGCATTTTTTATTCTGTTATTGCTTTATTGCTGCTGACGGGCGGCGTTCTTTTATTGATGCGTGAGTACAATAAAAAAACTCCCCTGAGTGAAATTAATTATCAGCCGCAGTTGCAGCCATTGTCAAAAGAGGAAGGCGAAGATCATTTCTCGGTGTTAATGAATGCGATTACCCCCGTGTGGTACTGGCGTGTTAATCACGAATATATAGATTTTCTGCACGCGACTATTAAGCGCATGAACGTGGCGGAATTAAATAACACCCCAGGATTATTCGAAGCCCAGCGCCGCTGTAGCGATCTCAATTCCGCTGTTTATAAGTATTACGACAATATTAAAAAACGCTGTGTGAACGGTGAAAAAGTCTCGCACGCGGATTTGGATGTGCTCAATCTGCGCCAGTGTTTCCACGAATTCAGTACGGAAGCCTATCCCGCGCTGGTGGTGCTGGTGTGGCCGGAAAACCAGCGGCCGTGGGTGAACCCGCAAGACGTGTAG
- a CDS encoding aldo/keto reductase: MSGFANPNRYEQMQYRYCGKNGLQLPALSLGLWHSFGHAQTLDSQRALVRKAFDLGITHFDLANNYGPPAGSAEINFGRLLRDDFAQYRDEIIISTKAGYDMWPGPYGSGGSRKYLLASLDQSLKRMGVEYVDIFYSHRVDEKTPMEETAAALAHAVQSGKALYVGISSYSTERTQQMAALLREWKIPLLIHQPSYNLLNRWVDKTGLLDTLEDNGVGCIAFTPLAQGLLTGKYLNGIPDGSRMQREGKKVRGLTEKMLTESNLESLRLLNEMAQRRGQSMAQMALSWLLKDNRVTSVLIGASRPEQIEENVQALSNLTFSAEELAQIDKHVADGELNLWQASSDK; encoded by the coding sequence ATGTCTGGCTTCGCCAATCCCAATCGCTACGAACAGATGCAGTATCGTTACTGCGGCAAAAACGGCCTGCAATTGCCTGCCCTTTCGCTTGGTTTGTGGCACAGTTTTGGTCATGCGCAAACGCTGGATTCACAGCGAGCCTTAGTACGTAAAGCGTTTGATCTTGGTATTACCCACTTCGATTTAGCCAATAATTACGGGCCGCCTGCGGGTAGCGCGGAGATCAATTTTGGCCGTTTATTACGGGATGATTTCGCGCAATATCGCGATGAAATTATTATCTCTACCAAAGCCGGTTACGACATGTGGCCAGGGCCTTATGGTTCCGGCGGTTCACGCAAATACCTGCTCGCCAGCCTCGATCAGAGCCTGAAGCGCATGGGCGTGGAGTATGTGGATATCTTCTATTCGCATCGCGTGGATGAAAAAACGCCGATGGAAGAGACCGCCGCCGCGCTGGCTCACGCCGTGCAAAGCGGTAAAGCGCTGTATGTGGGCATCTCCTCTTATTCCACCGAGCGCACGCAACAGATGGCGGCGCTTCTGCGCGAGTGGAAAATCCCGCTGCTGATTCATCAACCGTCTTACAACCTGCTGAACCGCTGGGTCGATAAAACCGGCTTGCTGGATACGCTGGAAGATAACGGTGTTGGCTGTATCGCCTTTACGCCGCTGGCGCAGGGGTTGTTGACCGGCAAATACCTGAATGGAATTCCGGACGGTTCACGTATGCAGCGCGAAGGGAAGAAAGTGCGTGGCCTGACGGAGAAAATGCTGACCGAGAGCAACCTCGAAAGCTTGCGTTTGCTCAATGAGATGGCGCAGCGTCGCGGGCAGTCCATGGCGCAAATGGCGCTGAGTTGGTTGTTGAAAGATAACCGCGTGACGTCAGTATTGATTGGCGCCAGTCGCCCAGAGCAGATTGAGGAGAATGTGCAGGCGTTGAGTAATCTGACATTCAGCGCCGAAGAGTTGGCGCAGATTGATAAGCATGTTGCCGATGGCGAGTTGAATTTGTGGCAGGCATCGTCGGATAAGTAA
- the yghX gene encoding YghX family hydrolase has protein sequence MTRLTAKDFPQELLDYYDYYAHGKINKREFLQLAGKYAVGGMTALALFNLLKPNYALATQVEFTDPDIHPEYITYPSPNGHGEVRGYLVKPTKTTGKIPAVVVVHENRGLNPYIEDVARRVAKAGYLALAPDGLSSVGGYPGNDDEGRELQQKVDPTKLMNDFFAAIEFMQKHPDASGKVGITGFCYGGGVSNAAAVAYPELACAVPFYGRQPPATEVAKIKAPLLLHYAALDKNINEGWPAYEQALKATKKVYEAYIYPGVNHGFHNDSTPRYDHAAAELAWQRTLGWFEKYLR, from the coding sequence ATGACGCGTTTAACAGCGAAAGACTTTCCCCAGGAACTGCTTGATTACTACGACTACTACGCGCATGGCAAAATCAACAAGCGCGAATTCTTACAGTTGGCCGGCAAGTACGCGGTTGGCGGCATGACGGCGCTGGCGCTGTTCAACCTGCTGAAACCGAACTATGCGCTGGCGACGCAGGTCGAGTTCACCGATCCGGATATTCATCCTGAATATATAACCTACCCATCGCCAAACGGGCATGGCGAGGTGCGCGGTTATCTGGTTAAACCAACGAAAACTACCGGCAAGATCCCGGCGGTGGTCGTGGTGCATGAAAACCGCGGGCTAAACCCGTATATCGAAGATGTCGCGCGCCGCGTCGCCAAAGCAGGCTACCTTGCGCTGGCACCGGATGGCCTTAGCTCGGTGGGAGGTTATCCCGGTAATGATGATGAAGGCCGTGAACTCCAGCAAAAAGTTGACCCAACAAAGCTGATGAATGATTTTTTTGCCGCTATCGAGTTTATGCAAAAACATCCGGATGCCAGCGGCAAAGTGGGCATCACCGGTTTTTGCTATGGCGGCGGCGTGTCGAATGCCGCAGCGGTGGCCTACCCCGAACTGGCGTGTGCGGTGCCGTTTTACGGGCGTCAACCGCCTGCAACCGAGGTGGCAAAAATCAAAGCTCCCTTGCTGCTGCACTATGCGGCGCTGGATAAAAACATCAACGAAGGTTGGCCGGCTTACGAGCAAGCGCTGAAAGCGACCAAAAAAGTCTACGAGGCGTACATCTACCCTGGCGTGAACCACGGTTTTCACAACGACTCCACTCCGCGCTACGATCACGCCGCCGCTGAACTGGCGTGGCAGCGCACGCTGGGCTGGTTCGAAAAGTACTTACGCTAG
- a CDS encoding methyl-accepting chemotaxis protein, whose amino-acid sequence MSMLRNFTIRAVMLVILGIFGVLWSGVGLYSVSSLSKVADGNEVDRQLVSQMTLLSQGNDQYFRFVTRLSRAMEAKAAGGTPDMAPVQQALDNMARRLADFKAVSPGPMDTKVSEQVIAGWQALLDQGIAPQMQLAQQGTVDAYRKQANDVTPVLSRNFGAATENFNKTASATLDQTRVMVDHQTSTTRAAIIVAMVVGLLILLFTDRYLVTMLVKPLNRIRAHFHLMAQGDLSQPIEDFGRNCVGQVVPLLLAMQDSLREAVSSIRHGSENIWRGATEISSGNNDLSSRTEEQAAALEETAASMEELTATVKLNADNASQASELAEVASATASKGGALVKEVISTMDGISGSSKKIAEITNVINSIAFQTNILALNAAVEAARAGEQGRGFAVVAGEVRNLASRSAGAAKEIETLIADSVNRVAKGAQLVNDTGTTMEGILRAVTEVTTIMKEIAAASAEQSKGISQVGVAITQMDNVTQQNASLVEEVSAAAAALERQTEELQRSVQQFRLSSNEEHKPAAPTLVKPDLSRKTGSKPAASQDEWVAF is encoded by the coding sequence ATGAGTATGCTTCGTAACTTTACTATACGAGCCGTGATGCTGGTGATCCTCGGGATCTTCGGCGTGCTGTGGTCTGGCGTCGGTTTGTATAGCGTTTCTTCACTGTCGAAAGTGGCAGATGGCAATGAAGTCGATCGCCAGTTAGTGTCACAGATGACGCTCCTTAGCCAGGGTAATGATCAGTACTTTCGGTTTGTGACTCGTCTCAGTCGTGCAATGGAAGCCAAAGCTGCGGGTGGCACGCCAGATATGGCGCCGGTGCAACAGGCGCTGGATAACATGGCGCGCCGCCTGGCGGATTTTAAAGCCGTTTCACCCGGCCCGATGGACACCAAAGTCTCCGAGCAAGTTATTGCGGGCTGGCAGGCGTTGTTGGATCAAGGCATCGCCCCGCAAATGCAGCTCGCGCAGCAAGGGACGGTGGATGCGTATCGCAAGCAGGCGAACGATGTCACCCCTGTGTTAAGCCGTAATTTTGGCGCGGCGACCGAAAACTTCAACAAAACTGCCAGTGCGACGCTTGATCAAACCCGCGTGATGGTTGACCACCAAACCAGCACCACCCGCGCGGCGATCATCGTTGCGATGGTAGTGGGTTTGCTGATCCTGCTGTTCACGGACCGTTACCTGGTCACCATGCTGGTCAAACCGCTGAACCGCATTCGCGCGCACTTCCACCTGATGGCGCAAGGCGATCTTAGCCAACCAATAGAAGACTTCGGGCGCAACTGCGTCGGCCAGGTTGTTCCGCTGCTGTTAGCCATGCAGGACAGCCTGCGCGAAGCGGTGAGCAGCATTCGTCACGGCAGTGAAAACATCTGGCGCGGCGCGACAGAAATTTCCTCCGGCAATAACGATCTCTCTTCGCGTACCGAAGAGCAGGCGGCGGCGCTGGAAGAAACCGCCGCCAGTATGGAAGAGCTGACGGCGACAGTGAAACTGAACGCCGATAACGCCAGCCAGGCCAGCGAACTGGCAGAAGTCGCCTCCGCCACCGCCAGCAAAGGTGGTGCGCTGGTTAAAGAAGTGATCAGCACGATGGACGGCATTTCCGGCAGTTCGAAGAAAATTGCCGAAATCACCAACGTGATTAACAGCATCGCGTTCCAGACTAATATTCTGGCGCTTAACGCGGCCGTTGAAGCGGCACGCGCCGGTGAACAAGGCCGTGGCTTTGCCGTCGTCGCCGGGGAAGTGCGTAACCTTGCGAGCCGCAGTGCAGGCGCGGCAAAAGAGATCGAAACGCTGATTGCAGATTCCGTAAACCGCGTGGCAAAAGGGGCGCAGTTGGTGAACGACACCGGCACCACGATGGAAGGCATTCTGCGCGCGGTCACCGAAGTGACCACCATTATGAAAGAGATTGCCGCCGCGTCTGCCGAGCAGAGCAAAGGCATTTCGCAGGTGGGCGTTGCGATTACCCAAATGGATAACGTCACGCAACAGAACGCCTCGCTGGTTGAAGAAGTTTCTGCCGCGGCCGCCGCGCTGGAACGCCAAACCGAAGAGTTACAGCGCTCTGTTCAGCAGTTCCGTCTTTCCAGTAATGAGGAGCACAAACCTGCTGCGCCGACGCTGGTTAAGCCGGATTTATCACGCAAAACTGGCAGCAAACCTGCCGCTTCGCAGGATGAGTGGGTGGCGTTTTAA
- a CDS encoding DUF2623 family protein, which yields MDNHFGKGLMAGLNAAQADSANNVAKFCPDYKRGFVLGFSHRMFEKTGDRQLSAWEAGILTRRYGLDKEMVMDFFRENHSSTVIRFFMAGYRLET from the coding sequence ATGGACAACCATTTTGGTAAAGGTTTGATGGCCGGGCTGAATGCCGCGCAGGCGGATAGCGCCAATAATGTGGCGAAATTTTGCCCGGACTATAAACGGGGCTTTGTGCTGGGGTTTTCGCATCGCATGTTCGAAAAGACCGGCGACCGTCAACTCAGCGCGTGGGAAGCTGGCATTCTGACGCGCCGTTATGGGCTGGACAAAGAGATGGTGATGGACTTCTTTCGCGAGAACCACTCCAGCACCGTGATCCGCTTTTTTATGGCAGGTTATCGCCTCGAAACCTGA
- the hybO gene encoding hydrogenase 2 small subunit, whose product MAGENPHFASSGVSRRDFVKLCAALAATMGLSGKAAAEMAAAVSHPQRPPVIWIGAQECTGCTESLLRATHPTVENLVLETISLEYHEVLSAAFGHQAEENKHHALEQYKGQYVLVVDGSIPMKDGGIYCMVAGEPIVDHIRKAAENAAAIIAIGSCAAWGGVAAAGVNPTGAVSLQEVLPGKTVINIPGCPPNPQNFLATVAHIITFGKPPALDAKNRPRFAYGRLIHEHCERRPHFDAGRFAKAFGDQGHREGWCLYHLGCKGPETWGNCSTLQFCDVGGAWPVAIGHPCYGCNEEGVGFHKGISQLAHVDNPTPRAEKPDVNLKEGGTVSATAVGLLGGVVGLVAGVGVMTVRELGRQQKKNDADSQGD is encoded by the coding sequence ATGGCAGGAGAAAACCCACATTTCGCATCTTCGGGTGTGAGTCGTCGTGATTTTGTGAAGTTGTGTGCCGCGCTGGCGGCCACCATGGGATTAAGCGGCAAAGCCGCGGCGGAAATGGCCGCCGCAGTGAGCCACCCACAACGTCCACCGGTTATCTGGATTGGCGCACAAGAGTGTACCGGATGCACGGAATCACTGCTTCGCGCCACCCATCCCACCGTCGAAAATTTGGTGCTGGAAACCATTTCGCTGGAGTACCACGAAGTGCTTTCCGCCGCCTTCGGTCACCAGGCCGAAGAGAATAAACACCACGCGCTGGAGCAGTACAAAGGCCAGTATGTGCTGGTGGTTGACGGTTCGATCCCGATGAAAGACGGCGGAATTTACTGCATGGTCGCCGGTGAGCCGATTGTCGATCACATCCGCAAAGCGGCGGAAAACGCGGCGGCGATCATTGCGATTGGCTCCTGCGCCGCCTGGGGCGGTGTCGCGGCGGCGGGTGTGAACCCGACCGGCGCGGTCAGCCTGCAAGAAGTGCTACCCGGCAAAACCGTGATCAATATTCCCGGCTGCCCGCCGAACCCGCAAAACTTTCTCGCCACCGTCGCGCACATTATCACCTTCGGTAAACCTCCAGCGCTGGATGCCAAAAATCGCCCCCGCTTTGCTTACGGACGGTTGATTCATGAACACTGCGAACGCCGCCCGCACTTCGATGCCGGTCGCTTCGCGAAAGCCTTTGGCGATCAAGGCCACCGCGAAGGTTGGTGCCTTTATCACTTAGGCTGCAAAGGCCCGGAAACCTGGGGCAACTGTTCGACGCTGCAATTTTGCGATGTCGGCGGCGCCTGGCCCGTCGCCATTGGTCACCCCTGTTATGGCTGCAACGAAGAAGGCGTCGGTTTCCACAAAGGCATCTCGCAACTTGCTCATGTGGATAACCCAACGCCGCGCGCCGAAAAACCGGACGTCAACCTGAAAGAGGGCGGTACTGTTTCGGCCACCGCTGTCGGGCTGCTTGGCGGTGTGGTGGGCCTGGTGGCGGGTGTCGGCGTGATGACCGTTCGCGAGCTGGGTCGCCAGCAAAAGAAAAACGACGCTGATTCGCAGGGAGACTAG
- the hybA gene encoding hydrogenase 2 operon protein HybA encodes MNRRDFLKVASGGALLMGGSSASFAAAQNRPPIPGALGMLYDSTLCVGCQACVTRCQDINTPQRNPQGEQTWSNNDKLSPYTNNIIQVWHSGSGKNKDQLRDGYAYIKKQCMHCVDANCVSVCPVQALKKDSKTGIVHYNPDVCTGCRYCMVACPFDVPKYDYSNPFGALHKCQLCNQKGVERLDNGQLPGCVEVCPAGAVIFGTREELLAEAKKRLSLKPGSEYHYPRQTLNANDTYLHNVASYYPHLYGEKEGGGTQVLVLSGIPYEALGLPALDDLATGARSEHVQHTVYKGMMLPLAVLVGLTALVRRNTRNEHKEGGDHES; translated from the coding sequence GTGAACAGACGTGATTTTCTCAAAGTGGCGTCCGGCGGGGCGTTACTGATGGGGGGATCGTCCGCGAGTTTTGCCGCCGCGCAAAATCGCCCGCCGATCCCCGGCGCATTGGGAATGCTTTACGACTCCACGCTGTGTGTCGGTTGCCAGGCTTGCGTTACCCGCTGCCAGGACATCAACACACCACAGCGCAACCCGCAGGGGGAACAAACCTGGTCGAACAACGACAAACTCTCGCCCTATACCAACAACATCATTCAGGTCTGGCACAGCGGCAGCGGCAAAAACAAAGACCAACTGCGCGACGGTTACGCCTACATTAAAAAGCAGTGCATGCATTGTGTCGATGCCAACTGCGTTTCCGTTTGCCCGGTGCAGGCGCTGAAAAAAGACAGCAAAACCGGCATCGTCCATTACAACCCCGATGTCTGTACCGGCTGTCGTTATTGCATGGTCGCCTGTCCTTTTGATGTGCCGAAATATGACTACAGCAACCCGTTCGGCGCCTTGCATAAATGCCAGCTCTGCAACCAAAAAGGCGTGGAGCGGCTGGATAACGGCCAGTTGCCCGGCTGCGTTGAAGTCTGCCCGGCTGGCGCGGTGATTTTCGGCACCCGCGAGGAACTGCTGGCCGAGGCCAAAAAGCGCCTTTCGCTAAAACCGGGTTCTGAATATCACTATCCCCGCCAGACCTTGAACGCCAACGACACGTATCTGCATAACGTCGCCAGTTACTACCCGCATCTCTATGGCGAAAAGGAGGGCGGTGGCACGCAGGTGCTGGTGCTCTCCGGCATTCCTTATGAGGCGTTGGGGCTACCGGCGCTGGATGATTTAGCCACCGGCGCGCGTTCCGAACACGTTCAGCACACGGTCTATAAAGGCATGATGTTGCCGCTCGCTGTGCTGGTGGGGCTGACCGCGCTGGTGCGGCGCAATACCCGCAATGAGCACAAAGAGGGAGGTGACCATGAGTCATGA
- the hybB gene encoding Ni/Fe-hydrogenase cytochrome b subunit: protein MSHEPHAMGGKLLSKPVVLFAPLILLCAIFIFKRLIFGLGSVSDLNGGYPWGIWIAFDLLIGTGFACGGWALAWAVYVFNRGDYHPLVRPALLCSLFGYSLGGLSITIDVGRYWNLPYFYIPGHFNVNSVLFETAVCMTIYIGVMALEFAPALLERLGWKVALHRLNKVMFFIIALGALLPTMHQSSMGSLMIAAGYKVYPLWQSYEMLPIFSLLTAFIMGFSIVIFEGSLMQASLRGAGPNEKRLFSKLIGTLSVLLALFLLLRIGEISWREKWHYAFAGDFYSLMFWLELALLALPLLILRLPRLRHDSRCLFLGALSMLLGCALWRLSYSLLAFNPGNGYHYFPTGEELLISIGFVAIEVCAYILLIRLLPIIPPLKRPARHEASEA from the coding sequence ATGAGTCATGAGCCACACGCGATGGGCGGCAAGCTGCTCAGCAAACCGGTTGTGCTGTTCGCCCCGCTGATCCTCCTGTGTGCGATCTTCATCTTCAAACGGTTGATCTTCGGGCTGGGATCGGTCTCCGATCTGAACGGCGGTTACCCGTGGGGGATCTGGATCGCCTTTGATTTGCTGATCGGCACTGGTTTTGCCTGCGGCGGTTGGGCACTGGCGTGGGCAGTGTATGTGTTTAATCGTGGGGATTACCACCCACTGGTGCGCCCGGCGCTGCTCTGTAGCCTGTTCGGTTATTCCCTCGGCGGCTTATCGATAACCATCGATGTCGGTCGCTACTGGAATCTGCCGTATTTCTACATTCCGGGACATTTCAATGTGAATTCGGTGCTGTTCGAAACCGCCGTCTGCATGACGATCTACATTGGCGTAATGGCGCTGGAATTCGCCCCGGCGCTGCTCGAACGGCTGGGCTGGAAAGTGGCCTTACACCGCCTCAACAAGGTGATGTTTTTCATTATTGCGCTGGGCGCGCTGCTGCCGACGATGCACCAGTCCTCCATGGGGTCGCTGATGATTGCCGCGGGCTACAAGGTTTACCCGCTGTGGCAGAGCTACGAAATGCTGCCGATCTTTTCGCTATTGACCGCGTTTATTATGGGCTTCTCGATTGTCATCTTCGAAGGTTCCCTGATGCAGGCTAGCTTGCGCGGCGCCGGGCCAAACGAAAAACGCCTGTTCAGCAAACTCATTGGTACGCTGAGCGTGTTGCTGGCGCTGTTTCTGCTGTTGCGTATTGGCGAAATTAGCTGGCGGGAAAAATGGCATTACGCTTTCGCCGGGGATTTCTACAGCCTGATGTTCTGGCTGGAGCTCGCGCTGTTGGCGCTGCCATTGCTTATCCTGCGCCTGCCGCGCTTGCGTCACGATTCGCGCTGTTTGTTCCTCGGCGCGTTAAGCATGCTGCTCGGCTGCGCATTATGGCGCCTCTCTTATTCGCTGTTGGCCTTTAACCCCGGCAACGGCTACCACTACTTCCCGACTGGGGAAGAGTTATTGATTTCTATCGGTTTTGTGGCAATTGAAGTCTGTGCGTACATCTTACTGATACGTCTGTTGCCGATTATTCCTCCGTTAAAACGACCAGCGCGACATGAGGCGAGCGAAGCATGA
- the hybC gene encoding hydrogenase 2 large subunit — MSQRITIDPVTRIEGHLRIDCEIENGVVSKAWSSGTMWRGMEEIVKSSDPRDAWIIMQRICGVCTTIHAIASVRAVENAVQAKVPLNAQYIRNIILAAHSIHDHIVHFYQLSALDWVDITSALHADPAKAAALLKDISDWPLNSENEFKAVQEKIKALVASGQLGIFANGYWGHPAMKLPPEVNLVAVAHYLQALECQRDANRIVALLGGKSPHIQNLAVGGVANPINLDGIEVLNLERLMYLKSFIDKLHGFIEQVYKVDTAVIAAFYPEWLERGKGAVNYLSTPEFPTDRDNGSFLFAGGYIENADLSTYREINTYNDAFLIKGIQESAKHAWYQDDAPQAPWQGTTLPNYTGWQEAGKYSWVKSPTFYDKTVEVGPLANMFCKLAAKHPTTVEKLHDITAIYHTLTGKTLTVDQLHSTLGRIIGRTVHACELHGVLQHQYQALLDNIGKGDVETYIKAEIPASGEFKGVGFLEAPRGMLSHWIVIKDGKIGNYQAVVPSTWNAGPRNANDDAGPYELSLVGTPIADPQKPLEVVRTIHSFDPCMSCAVHVLDADGNDVVSVKVL, encoded by the coding sequence ATGAGCCAACGTATCACCATTGATCCGGTGACCCGCATTGAGGGTCATTTACGCATTGATTGCGAAATTGAAAACGGCGTCGTATCAAAGGCCTGGTCGTCGGGAACCATGTGGCGCGGCATGGAAGAGATTGTAAAAAGCAGCGACCCGCGCGATGCGTGGATCATCATGCAGCGCATTTGCGGTGTCTGCACCACCATTCACGCTATCGCCTCTGTGCGCGCCGTGGAAAATGCGGTGCAGGCGAAGGTGCCGCTTAACGCGCAGTACATCCGCAATATCATTCTCGCGGCGCACTCGATTCACGATCATATTGTGCATTTCTATCAGCTTTCGGCGCTCGATTGGGTGGACATCACCTCGGCGCTGCATGCCGACCCCGCCAAAGCCGCCGCGCTGCTAAAAGACATTTCTGACTGGCCGCTGAACAGCGAAAACGAATTTAAAGCAGTGCAGGAGAAGATCAAAGCGCTGGTCGCCAGCGGGCAGTTGGGGATTTTCGCCAACGGTTATTGGGGCCACCCGGCGATGAAACTGCCGCCGGAAGTGAACCTGGTAGCCGTGGCGCACTATTTACAGGCGCTGGAGTGCCAGCGTGACGCCAACCGCATTGTGGCGCTGCTCGGCGGAAAATCACCGCACATCCAAAACCTGGCCGTCGGCGGCGTGGCGAACCCGATCAACCTCGACGGCATCGAAGTGCTGAATCTCGAACGGCTGATGTACCTCAAGTCGTTTATCGACAAGCTGCACGGGTTTATCGAACAGGTTTATAAAGTCGATACCGCGGTGATCGCGGCGTTCTACCCGGAGTGGCTGGAACGGGGCAAAGGCGCGGTGAACTACCTCAGCACGCCGGAATTCCCCACCGATCGTGATAACGGCAGCTTCCTGTTCGCGGGCGGTTATATCGAAAATGCCGATCTCAGCACGTACCGCGAAATCAATACCTACAATGATGCGTTCCTGATCAAAGGCATTCAGGAAAGCGCGAAACACGCCTGGTATCAAGATGACGCGCCGCAGGCGCCGTGGCAAGGCACCACGCTGCCGAACTACACCGGTTGGCAGGAAGCGGGCAAATATTCATGGGTGAAATCGCCCACGTTCTACGACAAAACCGTGGAAGTGGGGCCGCTGGCGAATATGTTCTGCAAACTGGCGGCGAAACACCCGACAACGGTGGAAAAACTGCACGATATCACCGCCATTTACCACACGCTCACCGGCAAAACGCTGACCGTCGACCAACTGCACTCGACGCTGGGGCGCATTATCGGGCGCACGGTTCATGCCTGCGAATTGCATGGCGTGTTGCAGCATCAGTACCAGGCGCTGCTCGACAATATCGGTAAAGGCGATGTTGAGACCTATATCAAAGCGGAGATTCCCGCCAGCGGCGAGTTCAAAGGCGTCGGTTTTCTCGAAGCGCCGCGCGGCATGCTCTCCCACTGGATAGTGATTAAAGACGGCAAAATCGGCAACTACCAGGCGGTGGTGCCGTCGACGTGGAACGCCGGGCCGCGCAACGCCAACGACGACGCCGGGCCTTACGAACTCTCTCTGGTCGGGACGCCGATTGCCGATCCGCAAAAACCGCTGGAAGTGGTGCGCACCATTCACTCGTTCGACCCGTGCATGTCCTGTGCGGTGCACGTGTTGGACGCCGATGGCAACGATGTGGTGTCGGTGAAGGTGTTGTGA